The following coding sequences lie in one Microbacterium sp. XT11 genomic window:
- a CDS encoding MerR family transcriptional regulator gives MSGRDWSIQEIARLAGTTSRTLRHYDDIGLLPPTRIASNGYRHYDENALVRLQRILLLRELGLGLPQIAEVLDRERAEASALETHLALLREEQNRLARQIASVESTIAALRGGEELMAENMFDGFDHTQYKEEVEERWGKKAYADSDRWWRGMTDAERAEWMQRAADLGRDWIATAESGVDAASDEAQALARRHVEWLTSIPGTPAATPGGDAKGYVLGLGEMYVADPRFGANYATSAGGTQGAEFVRDALRVYAEANL, from the coding sequence ATGAGCGGACGCGACTGGTCGATCCAGGAGATCGCACGGCTCGCCGGCACCACCAGCAGAACGCTGCGTCACTACGACGACATCGGGCTGCTGCCGCCGACGCGCATCGCCTCCAACGGATACCGGCACTACGACGAGAACGCCCTCGTGCGGCTGCAGCGCATCCTGCTGCTGCGTGAGCTCGGGCTCGGCCTGCCGCAGATCGCCGAGGTGCTCGACAGGGAGCGTGCCGAGGCATCCGCACTCGAGACCCATCTCGCGCTGCTGCGCGAGGAGCAGAACCGGCTGGCGCGGCAGATCGCGTCGGTCGAATCCACCATCGCAGCCCTGAGAGGAGGTGAAGAACTCATGGCAGAGAACATGTTCGACGGCTTCGACCACACCCAGTACAAGGAGGAGGTCGAGGAGCGCTGGGGCAAGAAGGCCTACGCCGACAGCGACCGCTGGTGGCGGGGGATGACGGATGCCGAGCGCGCCGAGTGGATGCAACGCGCCGCCGACCTCGGCCGCGACTGGATCGCGACAGCCGAGAGCGGTGTCGATGCGGCATCAGACGAGGCGCAGGCGCTCGCCCGCCGTCACGTCGAGTGGCTCACGAGCATCCCCGGCACGCCGGCCGCCACTCCAGGCGGCGACGCGAAGGGTTACGTGCTCGGCCTCGGTGAGATGTACGTCGCCGACCCGCGCTTCGGCGCCAACTACGCCACCTCGGCCGGTGGCACCCAGGGCGCCGAGTTCGTCCGGGACGCGCTCCGCGTCTACGCCGAGGCGAACCTGTAG
- a CDS encoding PadR family transcriptional regulator — protein MSPAVFSHGDLRLYLLSLLAESPQHGYGIIQALTDRTGGTYTPSAGTIYPRLAKLEEDGLVTKTVDGRTTIYAITEAGRAELASREDDLAGIEAGLKDSVRLIANEVRQSVQEAMKSLRADLATAAHDERKAAKSRPRTASDDERIASREEVHRADAVINAFRARVRADLRTHVAQGGVLPASVVSQLEDALDTAAKAVTSAIAALRDR, from the coding sequence ATGAGCCCCGCAGTCTTCTCCCACGGCGATCTGCGCCTGTACCTGCTGTCGCTGCTGGCCGAGTCGCCGCAGCACGGGTACGGCATCATCCAGGCCCTCACCGATCGCACGGGCGGCACGTACACGCCCAGCGCCGGCACCATCTATCCGCGTCTCGCCAAGCTCGAGGAGGACGGCCTCGTCACCAAGACGGTCGACGGCCGCACCACGATCTACGCGATCACGGAGGCAGGCCGCGCCGAGCTCGCCTCCCGCGAGGACGACCTCGCCGGGATCGAAGCGGGGCTGAAGGACTCGGTTCGGCTCATCGCCAACGAGGTGCGCCAGAGCGTGCAGGAGGCGATGAAGAGCCTTCGCGCCGACCTCGCCACCGCCGCGCACGACGAGCGGAAGGCAGCCAAGAGCCGTCCGCGCACGGCATCCGACGACGAGCGCATCGCGAGTCGCGAAGAGGTGCACAGGGCGGATGCCGTCATCAACGCGTTCCGCGCCCGCGTGCGCGCCGACCTGCGCACGCACGTGGCGCAGGGCGGTGTGCTCCCGGCATCCGTCGTCTCGCAGCTGGAGGACGCGCTGGATACCGCGGCGAAGGCCGTGACCTCGGCCATCGCCGCCCTTCGCGACCGCTGA
- the purF gene encoding amidophosphoribosyltransferase, which produces MCGIVGMVGTAPVNQDIYDALLLLQHRGQDATGIATAEANGVMHNAKAQGMVREAFRTRDMRSLLGNVGLGHVRYATKGTASSEEEMQPFYVNAPYGIILVHNGNLTNTRELTADMAQRDRRHLNSSSDTELLLNVLAGELQATTSTVDLDPERIFEAVSRTHERIEGAYAVIALIAGYGLLAFRDPFGIRPLILGRRPSTTPGAEGHDEWVVASESLVLENGDYEVVREVEPGEAVFITNDGELFTRQCAQNPTLAPCAFEYVYLARPDSIMNGISVYESRLRMGERLADTIAKHVPRDKIDVVMPIPDSSRPAAMEVARKLGIEYREGFYKNRYVGRTFIMPGQAVRKKSVRQKLNAMSTEFQGKNVLLIDDSIVRGTTSKQIIQMARDAGATSVTFASAAPPVRHPHVYGINMPSRQELIAHGRTIPEIAEELGCDYLVYQEVDDLKAAITEGSAVTDLDMSCFDGRYVTGTVTDEYLAWVEGSQSS; this is translated from the coding sequence ATGTGCGGCATCGTCGGAATGGTCGGAACTGCGCCGGTCAACCAGGACATCTACGACGCCCTCCTCCTGCTGCAGCACCGCGGCCAGGACGCGACCGGCATAGCCACGGCAGAGGCCAACGGGGTGATGCACAACGCGAAGGCACAGGGCATGGTGCGCGAGGCGTTCCGCACGCGCGACATGCGGTCGCTGCTCGGCAACGTCGGTCTGGGGCATGTGCGCTACGCCACCAAGGGCACCGCGTCGAGCGAGGAGGAGATGCAGCCGTTCTACGTGAACGCGCCGTACGGCATCATCCTCGTGCACAACGGCAACCTCACGAACACGCGTGAGCTCACCGCAGACATGGCGCAGCGCGACCGCAGACACCTGAACTCGTCGAGCGACACCGAGCTGCTGCTGAACGTGCTCGCGGGCGAGCTGCAGGCGACCACGTCGACCGTCGACCTCGACCCCGAGCGCATCTTCGAGGCGGTGTCCCGCACGCACGAGCGCATCGAAGGGGCGTACGCCGTGATCGCGCTCATCGCCGGCTACGGTCTGCTGGCCTTCCGCGACCCCTTCGGCATCCGTCCTCTGATCCTGGGCCGCCGTCCGTCGACGACGCCCGGTGCCGAGGGACACGACGAGTGGGTCGTCGCGAGCGAGTCGCTGGTGCTCGAGAACGGCGACTACGAGGTCGTGCGCGAGGTCGAACCGGGCGAGGCCGTGTTCATCACGAACGATGGAGAGCTTTTCACCCGCCAGTGCGCGCAGAACCCGACGCTGGCGCCCTGCGCCTTCGAGTACGTGTATCTCGCGCGACCCGACTCGATCATGAACGGCATCTCGGTCTATGAGTCGCGGCTGCGCATGGGCGAGCGCCTGGCCGACACGATCGCCAAGCACGTGCCGAGGGACAAGATCGACGTCGTCATGCCGATCCCCGACTCGTCGCGGCCTGCGGCCATGGAGGTCGCCCGCAAGCTCGGCATCGAGTACCGCGAGGGCTTCTACAAGAACCGCTACGTCGGCCGCACCTTCATCATGCCGGGGCAGGCGGTGCGCAAGAAGAGCGTGCGGCAGAAGCTGAACGCCATGTCGACCGAGTTCCAGGGCAAGAACGTGCTGCTCATCGACGACTCCATCGTGCGCGGCACCACGTCGAAGCAGATCATCCAGATGGCGCGGGATGCCGGCGCGACGTCGGTGACCTTCGCCTCGGCTGCGCCTCCGGTGCGGCATCCGCACGTCTACGGCATCAACATGCCGTCGCGTCAGGAGCTCATCGCACACGGCCGGACGATCCCGGAGATCGCCGAGGAGCTGGGCTGCGACTATCTCGTGTACCAGGAGGTCGACGACCTCAAGGCCGCCATCACCGAGGGATCGGCCGTGACCGACCTCGACATGAGCTGCTTCGACGGGCGCTACGTCACCGGGACCGTGACCGACGAATACCTGGCGTGGGTCGAGGGGTCGCAGTCGTCCTGA
- a CDS encoding fluoride efflux transporter FluC → MNLRRVFFVAVGGTVGTAARLALGMLLADAGVVPVLVANAVGAFLLGVLTARLPAATDLRLLLGTGALGGFTTYSAFMTGTLSLWADAPLLACAYAAASLVLGVGGAALGLRAGRPRAGGRA, encoded by the coding sequence GTGAACCTGCGCCGCGTCTTCTTCGTCGCCGTCGGCGGCACGGTCGGCACGGCGGCGCGACTCGCGCTCGGGATGCTGCTTGCCGACGCCGGTGTCGTGCCGGTGCTGGTGGCGAACGCGGTCGGCGCGTTCCTCCTCGGCGTGCTCACCGCGCGGCTTCCCGCGGCGACCGACCTCCGGCTGCTGCTCGGAACGGGGGCGCTGGGCGGCTTCACCACCTACAGCGCCTTCATGACGGGGACGCTGTCGCTCTGGGCGGATGCTCCGCTTCTGGCCTGCGCCTACGCAGCGGCGAGCCTTGTGCTGGGCGTCGGCGGGGCAGCGCTGGGGCTGCGTGCGGGACGTCCGCGAGCGGGAGGCCGCGCATGA
- a CDS encoding MFS transporter, which translates to MTSARPLWEGRAMALLGIVLVAFSLRSAVASLSPVLDHISQAFPVSPVVVGLIGAAPPVCFAVFGLLTPLVERRFGLERVAVVALALMAAGLLLRGLSVDSVTLLGATALVFAGVGSGNVLLPPLVKKYFPDRLGVMMTVYSTTMAVSTFLPPLVAVPVADSLGWRISLGMWGVFAAVALVPWVGLLIRERREPAAPVVTELLVPDPTDGVDDLRDAVAASTGPISTAPASPRIFGRLWRLPLAWALAFVFATSSSMAYASFAWMPAMLVDIGGVSPATAGFLLSVFAAVGLPCSMLVPVLVVRFQATRPLFFFAAGAGVVGLAGLLVAPRAALALWVVIFGLTAIMFPLSLVLLSIRARTPESAVALSGFVQSLGYAIAALFPLTIGLLHETTGGWQAPIVLLAAALVAAAPAGWISGRRRTIEDEWERRHGRW; encoded by the coding sequence ATGACGTCTGCTCGACCGCTCTGGGAGGGCAGGGCGATGGCCCTGCTCGGCATCGTGCTGGTCGCCTTCTCGCTGCGCTCCGCCGTCGCGTCGCTGTCGCCGGTGCTCGACCACATCTCTCAGGCGTTCCCTGTCTCGCCGGTGGTGGTGGGGCTCATCGGCGCCGCGCCACCGGTGTGCTTCGCGGTGTTCGGGCTGCTGACCCCGCTGGTCGAACGCCGGTTCGGGCTCGAGCGGGTCGCGGTCGTGGCTCTCGCGCTCATGGCGGCCGGTCTGCTCCTGCGCGGTCTCTCCGTCGACTCCGTGACCCTGCTCGGGGCCACCGCGCTCGTGTTCGCGGGTGTCGGGTCGGGCAACGTGCTGCTTCCGCCGCTGGTGAAGAAGTACTTCCCCGACCGGCTCGGCGTGATGATGACGGTCTACTCGACGACGATGGCCGTGTCGACGTTCCTCCCTCCGCTCGTGGCGGTGCCGGTCGCCGACTCCCTCGGCTGGCGGATCTCGCTGGGCATGTGGGGCGTGTTCGCGGCGGTCGCGCTCGTGCCGTGGGTGGGGCTGCTCATCCGCGAGCGGCGCGAGCCCGCGGCACCCGTCGTGACCGAGCTGCTGGTCCCCGACCCGACCGACGGGGTCGACGATCTGCGCGACGCCGTGGCGGCGTCGACAGGGCCCATCAGCACCGCCCCGGCGAGTCCCCGGATCTTCGGACGGCTGTGGCGCCTGCCGCTGGCCTGGGCGCTCGCGTTCGTGTTCGCGACGTCGTCGTCGATGGCGTACGCGTCTTTCGCATGGATGCCTGCGATGCTCGTCGACATCGGCGGCGTCAGCCCGGCGACCGCCGGGTTCCTCCTGTCCGTCTTCGCCGCCGTGGGTCTGCCGTGCTCGATGCTCGTGCCCGTTCTCGTGGTGCGGTTCCAGGCGACGAGGCCGCTGTTCTTCTTCGCCGCAGGCGCAGGCGTCGTGGGGCTTGCTGGGCTCCTCGTGGCGCCCCGCGCCGCGCTGGCGCTGTGGGTGGTGATCTTCGGCCTGACCGCGATCATGTTCCCGCTGAGCCTCGTGCTGCTGAGCATCCGCGCCCGCACGCCCGAGAGCGCGGTGGCCCTCAGCGGCTTCGTGCAGAGCCTCGGCTACGCCATCGCCGCCCTGTTCCCGCTCACGATCGGACTGCTGCACGAGACCACGGGCGGATGGCAGGCCCCGATCGTGCTGCTGGCGGCGGCGCTCGTGGCGGCTGCTCCTGCCGGCTGGATCTCTGGTCGCCGACGGACGATCGAGGACGAGTGGGAGCGGCGGCACGGACGCTGGTGA
- a CDS encoding DUF3073 domain-containing protein yields the protein MGRGRQKAKHTKIARELKSYSPAVNYSALERELGHPKDDSDSEYVDKWADEYADEDEDELERA from the coding sequence ATGGGCCGTGGCCGTCAGAAGGCGAAGCACACCAAAATCGCCCGCGAACTCAAGTCGTACAGTCCGGCTGTGAACTATTCCGCACTGGAACGCGAGCTCGGGCACCCGAAAGACGACTCGGACTCCGAGTACGTCGACAAGTGGGCGGATGAGTACGCCGACGAAGACGAGGACGAACTAGAGCGGGCCTGA
- the purM gene encoding phosphoribosylformylglycinamidine cyclo-ligase: MAASPTNPYSEAGVDTAAGDLAVELMKSSVRATHGPEVLGGVGGFAGLFDASALLGYRRPLLASSTDGVGTKVAIAQAIDKHDTIGQDLVGMVVDDIVVVGAKPLFMTDYIACGKVVPERIADIVRGIAEACSATGTALVGGETAEHPGLLGPRDYDVAGAATGVVEADAILGADRVREGDAVIAVASSGLHSNGYSLVRHIITNAGISYADNAAEFGTTWGEALLEPTRLYTLPMLRLIDALDGGQDGGVHALSHVTGGGIAANLARVLPKGSWAEVDRSTWSPSPVFRVLSDIAGSTLESAEGTWNLGIGFLAVVAGERADAAVAALAAEGLPAWQVGTVGFGARPAGEFEEGAKGVDGGAVRLVGAYASH, translated from the coding sequence GTGGCTGCCTCCCCCACCAATCCCTATTCCGAAGCCGGCGTCGACACTGCTGCGGGCGATCTCGCCGTCGAACTCATGAAGTCGTCGGTGCGCGCGACGCACGGACCGGAGGTGCTCGGCGGGGTCGGCGGTTTCGCCGGCCTCTTCGACGCCAGCGCCCTGCTCGGCTACCGGCGTCCGCTGCTGGCCAGCAGCACCGACGGCGTCGGCACCAAGGTCGCGATCGCGCAGGCGATCGACAAGCACGACACCATCGGGCAGGACCTCGTGGGCATGGTCGTCGACGACATCGTCGTCGTTGGCGCGAAGCCGCTGTTCATGACCGACTACATCGCCTGCGGCAAGGTGGTGCCCGAGCGCATCGCCGACATCGTCCGCGGCATCGCCGAGGCGTGCTCCGCCACCGGTACGGCCCTCGTCGGCGGAGAGACGGCCGAGCATCCTGGTCTGCTCGGGCCCCGCGACTACGACGTCGCAGGCGCGGCGACCGGTGTCGTCGAGGCCGACGCGATCCTCGGCGCCGACCGCGTGCGCGAGGGCGACGCCGTCATCGCCGTGGCGTCGAGCGGCCTGCACTCCAACGGCTACTCCCTCGTGCGGCACATCATCACGAACGCCGGCATCAGCTACGCCGACAACGCCGCCGAGTTCGGCACGACGTGGGGTGAGGCCCTGCTCGAGCCCACGCGGCTGTACACGTTGCCGATGCTGCGTCTCATCGACGCGCTCGACGGCGGTCAGGACGGCGGGGTGCACGCCCTCAGCCACGTCACCGGCGGCGGCATCGCCGCCAACCTCGCCCGCGTGCTCCCGAAGGGATCGTGGGCCGAGGTCGACCGTTCGACGTGGTCGCCGAGCCCGGTCTTCCGCGTGCTGAGCGACATCGCGGGATCGACGCTGGAGTCGGCGGAGGGCACGTGGAACCTCGGCATCGGCTTCCTCGCCGTCGTCGCGGGCGAGAGGGCGGATGCCGCCGTCGCCGCGCTGGCCGCGGAAGGTCTGCCTGCCTGGCAGGTCGGCACCGTCGGGTTCGGTGCGCGTCCGGCAGGAGAGTTCGAAGAGGGCGCCAAGGGCGTCGACGGCGGAGCGGTGCGCCTGGTGGGCGCATACGCGTCCCACTGA
- a CDS encoding FAD-dependent oxidoreductase — translation MKPLWKLGPTVPLGSPFDPGARHDVVIVGAGFTGLCTGVMLAHAGLDVALIDTGDVANLTTGSNTGKLSLLQGSRLAQIRRHHSPTLVRAYVDANRDGMQWLLTFADSAGVPYTRRTDHSYAQGPAGLETVVDQYAAAKEAGLDVRLLSPAELPTAFPISAAVALADQATIDPVRVAQALARQFLAEGGTLHDRVRATGARALPEPRVETTLGPLFGDHIVLATGTPILDRGLSFMKVRGQRSYCVSFRVPTASVDDTFISVDGPTRSVRPVAATDGPADTAQLIVGGNGHPVGRSDGETAAVDDLVAWTAEHFPGAEETHRWSAQDYESHNLIPFVGALPRGLGRIRFATGYAKWGLTNAPAAALRLTAEILGTRRGERPSWMTTIGTRLTVPSDIARGAAEGARVAAAAASGWASAEARAVPVPRPKEGEGVVANRGGRPVGISTVDGVTRGVSAVCTHMGGVLDWNDAECTWDCPLHASRFAPDGRRLEGPALDDLRRLDG, via the coding sequence ATGAAGCCCCTGTGGAAGCTCGGCCCGACCGTCCCTCTCGGCTCGCCCTTCGACCCCGGTGCACGGCACGACGTCGTGATCGTCGGCGCAGGGTTCACCGGCCTGTGCACCGGCGTCATGCTCGCGCACGCCGGCCTCGACGTCGCCCTCATCGACACCGGCGACGTGGCGAACCTCACGACCGGCTCGAACACCGGCAAGCTCTCGCTGTTGCAGGGTTCACGGCTCGCCCAGATCCGCCGCCACCACTCTCCGACGCTCGTGCGCGCCTACGTCGACGCGAACCGTGACGGCATGCAGTGGCTGCTGACCTTCGCCGACAGCGCCGGCGTGCCCTACACGCGACGCACCGACCACTCCTACGCCCAGGGTCCGGCGGGACTCGAGACCGTCGTCGACCAGTACGCCGCCGCGAAGGAGGCCGGGCTCGACGTGCGCCTGCTCTCACCTGCCGAGCTGCCGACGGCGTTCCCGATCTCCGCCGCCGTCGCCCTCGCCGACCAGGCCACCATCGACCCGGTGCGCGTCGCCCAGGCGCTCGCCAGGCAGTTCCTCGCCGAAGGCGGCACGTTGCACGACCGGGTGCGCGCGACCGGTGCGCGCGCGCTCCCCGAGCCCCGCGTCGAGACGACGCTCGGACCGCTCTTCGGCGACCACATCGTGCTCGCTACCGGCACACCCATCCTCGACCGCGGCCTCTCCTTCATGAAGGTGCGCGGACAGCGGTCGTACTGCGTCTCGTTCCGCGTGCCCACGGCATCCGTGGACGATACGTTCATCTCGGTCGACGGGCCGACCCGCTCGGTGCGGCCCGTGGCCGCGACCGACGGCCCCGCCGACACGGCGCAGCTCATCGTCGGCGGCAACGGACACCCGGTCGGGCGCTCCGACGGAGAGACCGCCGCTGTCGACGACCTCGTGGCCTGGACCGCCGAGCACTTCCCCGGAGCAGAGGAGACGCACCGCTGGTCCGCGCAGGACTACGAGTCGCACAACCTCATCCCCTTCGTCGGAGCGCTGCCGCGAGGGCTCGGACGCATCCGGTTCGCCACCGGCTACGCCAAATGGGGCCTCACCAACGCCCCTGCCGCGGCGCTGCGCCTCACGGCCGAGATCCTCGGCACGCGCCGCGGCGAGCGCCCGTCGTGGATGACCACGATCGGCACGCGGCTCACCGTGCCGTCGGACATCGCCCGCGGCGCGGCGGAGGGAGCCCGCGTGGCTGCGGCAGCGGCATCCGGATGGGCGTCGGCGGAGGCGCGCGCCGTGCCCGTGCCGCGCCCGAAGGAAGGCGAGGGCGTCGTCGCGAACCGCGGAGGCCGTCCTGTCGGGATCTCGACGGTCGACGGGGTGACCCGCGGCGTCAGCGCCGTGTGCACGCACATGGGCGGCGTGCTCGACTGGAACGATGCCGAATGCACGTGGGACTGCCCCCTGCACGCGTCGCGCTTCGCGCCCGACGGACGCCGTCTCGAAGGCCCGGCCCTCGACGACCTGCGCCGCCTCGACGGTTAG
- a CDS encoding DUF4097 family beta strand repeat-containing protein: MTEKWLIAPGEERVIDIENATRLKIGLVGGQVDVIGHDEPGIRIEVHGVIVKDLRIESAGGEVEIDHPQLGWDNFLEVFRNFGSGGPKAEVSVAVPRGIALNLGVVSAGALVSGIRNDARLNTVSGDIIVDTLIGDLTVNTVSGDVQVRGLTGSILANSVSGDVAVTGTVRKATVDIVSGSTLVDAAGDVNSITVNSVSGGTTVRLDESLAANYVIRSMSGRILVDGVDRGSNGPSNYTGSTGELAGRFVDLRANSVSGGVTVLRRTPATIENDPEWDA, encoded by the coding sequence ATGACCGAGAAGTGGCTCATCGCCCCTGGCGAGGAACGCGTCATCGACATCGAGAACGCCACCCGCCTGAAGATCGGCCTCGTCGGCGGGCAGGTCGACGTCATCGGCCACGACGAGCCCGGCATCCGCATCGAGGTGCACGGCGTCATCGTCAAAGACCTGCGCATCGAATCCGCGGGCGGCGAGGTCGAGATCGACCACCCGCAGCTCGGCTGGGACAACTTCCTCGAGGTGTTCCGCAACTTCGGCTCCGGCGGGCCCAAGGCCGAGGTCAGCGTCGCCGTGCCGCGCGGCATCGCACTCAACCTCGGCGTCGTCAGCGCCGGCGCCCTCGTCTCCGGCATCCGCAACGACGCCCGGCTCAACACCGTGTCGGGCGACATCATCGTCGACACCCTCATCGGCGATCTCACCGTCAACACCGTCTCCGGCGACGTGCAGGTGCGGGGCCTGACCGGCTCGATCCTCGCCAACAGCGTGTCGGGCGACGTGGCGGTCACCGGCACCGTGCGCAAGGCCACGGTCGACATCGTGTCGGGCTCGACCCTCGTCGACGCGGCCGGAGACGTGAACAGCATCACCGTGAACAGCGTGTCCGGCGGCACCACGGTGCGACTCGACGAGTCGCTCGCCGCCAACTACGTGATCCGCTCGATGAGCGGGCGGATCCTCGTCGACGGCGTAGACCGCGGCTCCAACGGCCCCAGCAACTACACCGGCTCCACGGGCGAGCTCGCCGGACGCTTCGTCGACCTGCGCGCCAACTCGGTGTCGGGCGGGGTCACGGTCCTTCGGCGCACGCCGGCCACCATCGAGAACGACCCGGAGTGGGACGCATGA
- a CDS encoding fluoride efflux transporter FluC codes for MTPLLFAGAAVAGGAGAVLRYLVDLGVARLAGRRFPWGILVVNLTGSFALGLVTAALPGQAVVLGAGLLGGYTTFSTAMLDTVALWRDGERPASVANAIGMLCAGLACAALGLAVGAAL; via the coding sequence ATGACCCCGTTGCTGTTCGCCGGAGCGGCTGTGGCGGGCGGTGCCGGCGCGGTGCTGCGCTATCTCGTCGACCTCGGCGTGGCGCGTCTGGCAGGCAGGCGCTTCCCGTGGGGCATCCTCGTCGTGAACCTCACGGGCTCGTTCGCGCTCGGCCTCGTCACCGCCGCCCTGCCCGGCCAGGCGGTCGTGCTGGGAGCGGGGCTTCTCGGCGGCTACACGACCTTCAGCACGGCGATGCTCGACACGGTCGCGCTGTGGCGCGACGGCGAGCGTCCGGCATCCGTGGCCAATGCCATCGGGATGCTGTGTGCCGGCCTCGCGTGCGCGGCGCTGGGGCTGGCGGTCGGCGCCGCCCTCTGA
- a CDS encoding universal stress protein — translation MTDSTSEPQAEAAQNAALQKAVIVGLQPDQSRHVIDEAAKYAKLLGAPLVVVHVDVTRFVTYEDPDGYVHSAPIDINFEAGAAEFEAVQAAAADALDGTGLTWTARQLVGDPALAIKQLAGKLDAQLIVVGTRKRGIGESIREFFTGSVAARLAHRQHRSVLVVPLEEPVPDTQKEIWTE, via the coding sequence ATGACCGACAGCACCTCCGAGCCCCAGGCCGAGGCCGCGCAGAACGCGGCGCTGCAGAAGGCCGTCATCGTCGGCCTGCAGCCCGATCAATCCCGTCACGTCATCGACGAGGCCGCGAAGTACGCGAAGCTGCTCGGCGCACCGCTCGTCGTCGTGCATGTCGACGTGACCCGGTTCGTGACCTATGAGGACCCCGACGGATACGTGCACTCCGCACCGATCGACATCAACTTCGAGGCAGGCGCCGCCGAGTTCGAGGCCGTCCAGGCAGCCGCGGCCGATGCGCTCGACGGCACAGGCCTCACCTGGACGGCGCGCCAGCTCGTCGGCGACCCCGCCCTCGCCATCAAGCAGCTCGCGGGCAAGCTCGACGCGCAGCTGATCGTCGTCGGCACGCGCAAGCGCGGCATCGGCGAGTCGATCCGCGAGTTCTTCACCGGGTCGGTGGCGGCGCGCCTCGCGCATCGCCAGCACCGCTCGGTGCTCGTGGTGCCGCTCGAAGAACCGGTGCCGGACACCCAGAAGGAGATCTGGACCGAGTAG
- a CDS encoding nitroreductase family protein → MELLDAIRRRKTTNGPFLPDPVSEEHQKLLLEAAGRAPSQLNSQPWRFVVIENRETIEEIARISGESMTEAMSNGTFFERYKPYFRFSQAEMEEKRSGMLFDKLPAALRPFTSQVFTKRGQKLMNAFGVPKTLGEENRRLVAGSPLLLGVMLDRSEYRPGQLSSFYSVFSMGAAMENVWLTTVELGMGIQFISFPMEVPGRWDEIVRLLRVPDDLELMAVYRLGYVPLEQRRPAIDWTSHERRLVSQYVFRETCETPQQGWDAAG, encoded by the coding sequence ATGGAGCTGCTCGACGCCATCCGCCGCCGCAAGACCACGAACGGACCCTTCCTGCCGGACCCCGTGTCTGAGGAGCACCAGAAGCTGCTCCTCGAGGCCGCGGGGCGTGCACCGTCGCAGCTGAACAGTCAGCCCTGGCGGTTCGTCGTGATCGAGAACCGTGAGACGATCGAGGAGATCGCGCGGATCTCGGGCGAGAGCATGACCGAGGCGATGTCGAACGGCACCTTCTTCGAGAGGTACAAGCCGTACTTCCGCTTCAGCCAGGCCGAGATGGAGGAGAAGCGCAGCGGGATGCTGTTCGACAAGCTCCCCGCAGCGCTGCGTCCGTTCACGAGCCAGGTGTTCACGAAGCGCGGGCAGAAGCTCATGAACGCGTTCGGCGTGCCGAAGACGCTCGGCGAGGAGAACCGCAGACTCGTGGCGGGCTCGCCGCTGCTGCTCGGAGTGATGCTCGACCGCAGCGAATACCGGCCGGGGCAGCTGTCGTCGTTCTACTCCGTGTTCAGCATGGGCGCCGCGATGGAGAACGTCTGGCTCACGACCGTGGAGCTCGGCATGGGCATCCAGTTCATCTCGTTCCCGATGGAGGTGCCCGGGCGGTGGGACGAGATCGTGCGGCTGCTGCGCGTGCCCGACGACCTCGAGCTCATGGCGGTGTACCGGCTCGGCTACGTGCCGCTGGAGCAGCGCCGACCGGCGATCGACTGGACGAGTCACGAACGCCGGCTCGTGTCGCAGTACGTCTTCCGCGAGACGTGCGAGACGCCGCAGCAGGGGTGGGATGCCGCGGGCTGA